Proteins from one Sulfurovum sp. TSL1 genomic window:
- a CDS encoding YcxB family protein, whose translation MNITYQLTQEEYLQAVNLHHKKGKRTFILAIYVMLATLIVIVGTDFSNTREIMTNTIAAFFSISFYMLFVRVLSAYQAKNVYQKSTTLPNEVTLHISGKGIKLDKKRHHAAIPWRAFSQWKNDERFYLLYTNPRQFNVIPVRAMSEIEKKELNTYLQKYIS comes from the coding sequence ATGAATATCACCTACCAGCTCACACAAGAGGAATACCTGCAGGCAGTCAATTTACATCATAAAAAAGGGAAAAGAACCTTCATACTGGCTATCTATGTCATGTTGGCTACCCTCATTGTGATCGTCGGAACTGACTTTTCCAATACCCGTGAGATCATGACCAACACTATCGCTGCATTTTTTTCTATCTCTTTTTATATGCTTTTTGTACGTGTGCTTTCTGCGTATCAGGCCAAAAATGTGTATCAAAAAAGCACGACTCTGCCAAATGAGGTCACACTGCATATTTCGGGAAAAGGTATCAAATTAGATAAGAAGCGTCACCATGCTGCCATTCCGTGGCGTGCATTTTCCCAGTGGAAAAATGACGAGAGGTTTTACCTTCTTTATACCAATCCCCGTCAATTCAATGTGATTCCGGTCCGTGCTATGAGTGAAATAGAGAAAAAAGAGCTTAACACGTATCTACAGAAATATATTTCCTAA